One Spinacia oleracea cultivar Varoflay chromosome 4, BTI_SOV_V1, whole genome shotgun sequence DNA segment encodes these proteins:
- the LOC110778698 gene encoding protein NUCLEAR FUSION DEFECTIVE 4, producing MGLPSRQPSMASALKWLGFVTAVWVQAISGNNYTFSNYSDAVKTLMNLTQVQLNNLSVAKDVGKAFGLLAGLASDTFPTWLLLLIGSVEGLVGYGAQWLVVSKTISPLPYWAMCVFMCMGGNSTTWMNTAILVTCIRNFRKNRGPVSGILKGYVGLSTAIFTDVCSALFADSPAKFLVMLSVIPFVVCLTAMIFLREVPPSTTDSDVSEESKYFNMFNIVAVTVAVYLLAHDFVGPIGHVFDVTFSVVLVALLAFPLVIPAYIAFKIWLDSKAKADIEDQNIENTEPLLAPDVVPVSQPVQEVDVLDADVNGEVKKSQPVLGEEHTIAEALKTVDFWVLFTSFLCGVGPGMAVMNNMGQMGSSLGYSDVSIFVSLTSIMGFFGRIISGTVSEYCIKKAATPRPLFNAASQILLAVGYVIMAVSVPGSLYIGAVVVGLCYGVRLAITVPTASELFGLKYYGLIYNILILNLPLGSFLFSGLLAGLLYDAEATITPSGGNECYGAHCYRLCFLVMGGACLVGCGLDVLMASRTKVLYKKIAASKRSKSVVNGK from the exons ATGGGGTTACCCTCCCGGCAGCCGTCAATGGCGAGTGCCTTAAAATGGCTAGGTTTCGTAACGGCCGTTTGGGTGCAAGCCATTTCAGGCAACAATTACACCTTCTCCAACTACTCTGACGCCGTTAAGACTTTGATGAATTTGACCCAAGTTCAATTAAACAATCTTTCTGTTGCTAAAGATGTTGGTAAAGCTTTTGGTCTTCTTGCTGGCCTTGCCTCTGACACTTTCCCTACTTGGCTTCTTCTTCTTATCGGCTCTGTTGAAGGCCTTGTTGGTTATGGCGCTCAATGGCTTGTTGTTAGCAAGACCATTTCCCCTCTTCCTTATTGGGCT ATGTGTGTATTTATGTGTATGGGAGGGAACAGCACAACCTGGATGAACACAGCCATATTAGTGACATGTATAAGAAATTTCAGGAAAAACAGGGGACCTGTTTCTGGGATTCTAAAGGGTTATGTGGGTTTAAGCACTGCTATATTCACTGATGTCTGCAGCGCGCTCTTTGCCGATAGTCCTGCTAAATTCCTCGTGATGCTTTCGGTTATCCCTTTTGTGGTTTGTCTAACTGCCATGATCTTCCTCCGGGAGGTCCCTCCATCTACCACTGACTCTGATGTATCTGAAGAATCTAAGTACTTCAATATGTTCAATATTGTGGCGGTTACTGTTGCAGTTTACCTCTTAGCGCATGATTTTGTTGGACCGATTGGACATGTTTTTGATGTAACCTTTTCTGTCGTTTTAGTGGCATTGCTTGCTTTTCCGTTGGTAATACCAGCTTATATCGCGTTCAAAATCTGGCTAGATTCGAAAGCTAAGGCTGATATCGAGGATCAGAATATTGAGAATACGGAGCCCTTACTAGCTCCTGATGTTGTACCTGTATCACAGCCAGTTCAAGAAGTGGATGTCTTGGATGCTGATGTAAATGGGGAAGTTAAGAAATCACAGCCTGTCTTAGGTGAAGAACATACTATTGCTGAGGCATTGAAGACCGTTGATTTTTGGGTTTTGTTTACATCATTCTTGTGTGGTGTTGGACCTGGTATGGCTGTCATGAACAACATGGGCCAGATGGGTTCTTCTCTTGGCTATTCGGATGTGTCAATCTTTGTGTCTCTAACTAGCATTATGGGATTTTTTGGTAGGATTATCTCCGGAACAGTTTCCGAGTACTGTATCAA GAAAGCCGCAACTCCAAGACCGCTCTTTAATGCAGCCTCTCAAATCTTGTTAGCAGTAGGATATGTGATCATGGCAGTATCAGTCCCCGGGAGCCTATACATAGGAGCAGTAGTAGTTGGTTTATGTTACGGTGTCCGGCTTGCAATCACGGTCCCAACTGCGTCAGAACTATTCGGGCTCAAATACTACGGTCTCATATACAACATTCTAATTTTGAACTTGCCACTTGGTTCGTTCCTTTTCTCAGGACTTCTAGCTGGTTTGCTCTATGACGCGGAAGCTACCATCACTCCTAGTGGAGGGAACGAGTGCTATGGGGCCCACTGTTATAGACTTTGCTTCTTAGTCATGGGTGGTGCTTGCCTTGTTGGTTGTGGTTTGGACGTCTTAATGGCTTCTAGAACAAAGGTCCTTTACAAGAAGATTGCTGCTAGCAAAAGATCAAAATCTGTGGTGAATGGAAAATGA